One genomic window of Cricetulus griseus strain 17A/GY chromosome 3, alternate assembly CriGri-PICRH-1.0, whole genome shotgun sequence includes the following:
- the Klc2 gene encoding kinesin light chain 2, with translation MAMLVLPREEKLSQDEIVLGTKAVIQGLETLRGEHRALLAPLASHEASEAEPGSQERCLLLRRSLEAIELGLGEAQVILALSSHLGAVESEKQKLRAQVRRLVQENQWLREELAGTQQKLQRSEQAVAQLEEEKQHLLFMSQIRKLDEDASPNEEKGDVPKDSLDDLFPNEDEQSPAPSPGGGDVAAQHGGYEIPARLRTLHNLVIQYASQGRYEVAVPLCKQALEDLEKTSGHDHPDVATMLNILALVYRDQNKYKDAAHLLNDALAIREKTLGKDHPAVAATLNNLAVLYGKRGKYKEAEPLCKRALEIREKVLGKFHPDVAKQLSNLALLCQNQGKAEEVEYYYRRALEIYATRLGPDDPNVAKTKNNLASCYLKQGKYQDAETLYKEILTRAHEKEFGSVNGENKPIWMHAEEREESKDKRRDNAPYGEYGSWYKACKVDSPTVNTTLRSLGALYRRQGKLEAAHTLEDCASRSRKQGLDPASQTKVVELLKDGSGGRGDRRGSRDVSGGAGPRSESDLEESGPAAEWSGDGSGSLRRSGSFGKLRDALRRSSEMLVRKLQGGGPQEPPNSRMKRASSLNFLNKSVEEPVQPGGTGLSDSRTLSSSSMDLSRRNSLVG, from the exons ATGGCTATGCTGGTGCTTCCGCGGGAGGAGAAGCTGAGCCAGGACGAGATCGTGCTGGGCACCAAGGCTGTTATCCAGGGTTTAGAGACCCTGCGCGGAGAGCATCGTGCCCTGCTAGCTCCTCTGGCTTCTCATGAGGCAAGCGAGGCCGAGCCAGGTTCGCAGGAGCGCTGCCTCCTCCTGCGCCGCTCCCTGGAGGCTATCGAGCTGGGGCTTGGGGAGGCTCAG GTAATCCTGGCACTGTCAAGCCATCTGGGGGCTGTGGAGTCAGAGAAGCAGAAGCTGCGGGCTCAGGTGCGGCGCCTGGTACAAGAGAACCAGTGGTTACGTGAGGAGCTGGCAGGAACACAGCAGAAGCTGCAGCGCAGTGAACAGGCAGTGGCTCagctggaagaagagaagcagCACCTGCTATTCATGAGCCAGATCCGCAAACTGGATGAGGATGCTTCCCCAAAT GAGGAGAAGGGTGATGTCCCCAAAGACTCCCTGGATGACTTGTTTCCCAATGAGGATGAGCAGAGTCCAG CTCCCAGCCCTGGAGGAGGGGATGTAGCTGCACAACATGGGGGCTATGAAATACCAGCACGACTGCGTACCCTCCACAATCTGGTAATCCAGTATGCTTCACAAGGCCGCTATGAGGTGGCTGTGCCCCTCTGTAAGCAGGCACTGGAGGATTTGGAGAAGACATCAGGACATGACCACCCTGATGTGGCCACTATGCTGAACATCCTGGCACTGGTTTATCG GGACCAGAACAAGTACAAGGATGCGGCCCACCTGCTCAATGATGCCCTGGCTATCCGGGAGAAGACACTGGGCAAGGACCACCCAGCT GTGGCTGCAACCCTGAATAATCTGGCTGTTCTGTATGGCAAGCGGGGCAAATACAAAGAGGCTGAGCCATTGTGCAAGCGAGCACTGGAGATCCGGGAGAAG GTCCTGGGCAAGTTTCACCCAGACGTGGCCAAGCAGCTCAGCAACCTGGCCTTGTTGTGCCAGAACCAGGGCAAAGCTGAGGAGGTGGAATACTACTACCGGAGGGCCCTGGAGATCTATGCCACACGCCTTGGGCCTGATGACCCCAATGTGGCGAAGACCAAGAACAACCTG GCTTCCTGCTACCTGAAACAGGGCAAGTACCAGGATGCAGAGACCCTGTACAAGGAGATCCTTACCCGTGCTCATGAGAAGGAGTTTGGCTCTGTCAATG GAGAGAACAAGCCCATCTGGATGCATGCAGAGGAACGAGAGGAGAGCAAA GATAAGCGCCGGGACAACGCCCCCTATGGGGAATATGGCAGCTGGTACAAAGCCTGTAAAGTTGACAG TCCCACAGTCAACACTACTCTGCGAAGCTTGGGAGCCTTGTACCGGCGCCAGGGCAAGCTGGAAGCTGCACACACACTGGAAGATTGTGCCAGTCGAAGCCGCAAGCAG GGCCTGGATCCTGCCAGCCAGACCAAGGTGGTAGAGCTACTAAAAGATGGTAGTGGTGGACGAGGAGACCGCCGTGGCAGCCGAGATGTGTCTGGGGGTGCTGGGCCTCGGTCTGAGTCTGACCTGGAGGAGTCAGGGCCTGCCGCTGAGTGGAGTGGG GATGGCAGTGGCTCTCTGCGGCGCAGTGGGTCCTTCGGGAAGCTCAGGGATGCCCTGAGACGTAGCAGTGAGATGCTGGTGAGGAAGCTGCAGGGGGGTGGCCCACAGGAGCCCCCTAATTCTAG GATGAAGAGGGCTAGCTCTCTCAACTTCCTTAACAAGAGTGTGGAAGAGCCAGTTCAG CCTGGAGGCACGGGCCTCTCCGACAGCCGCACTCTGAGCTCCAGCTCCATGGACCTCTCCCGAAGAAACTCCCTCGTGGGCTAA